ATCTctggtgccagaaaaaaaaaagcttcaggtTTAGATAAACCCCCCGCCCACGGCTGAATTCCAGCATTATCTGTGATCCTGAGAGCTGTGCGGCTATCTGTCCACCTCAGCCCGGATAGTCAGGCCGGCTGTCCAGTCCACTCACATCCCCAAAGAGCAGTGCAACTGAGACAGTTAAAACACACAGGAATGTATATTACATGTGTTTGTTTAGACTGAGTTTTTCATATATCATCACCAGAGGAGTGCGTATACGAGGGCGTCTATATgcatgcacgtgtgtgtgtttaatttaTAGTGGACGACAGACAATAACTCTTACATAAGCAgctgtctccctctctcattcGTGGTAGCTTTTCCAGGATTACTGCTCCATTGTTGGGCCAGATCCACAGCTATGCTAATTTAAAGCGCTGTGTATTGTGTCCTTTATCTGTGGTTCCTGATCCTcctgtctgtttatttttaactcCTCCTCTTACCGGTTCTCACATATGATATATAGGTTCTGTGTTTTGTCAGGGGTGGCCCAGTGTGCGGGACACCTTTGTTGGCGCTAAAGTTATCAAAACAGACAGAGATAATCTAGCCCAGAGACTGATTTTATCAGAATTCCAGAACTGCAAAGCTGATTAATTAAATGTGTTTGAACACTGACTTTTTGAGCTTCGGTAAATGTAACTAAATCCATACTTTATGGTTGAGAATGTCACAGTATGAAACTTTGCATGGCGGTGTTATACTTAAGTTTTGCTAACTCGGTGTTTATCTTTTAAACTTTCCGCTTTTTACAGGTTGAACAGCTGAcagatgaacagaaaaatgGTGCGTAAGCCGCTCAGTTCACATTACCGTTCTCTCAGAGTGATCACATGTAACTTTGCCGTCAATGCCATTTTAAAACGTGTTATCAGATATAACTTTAGGTGATGCTGCAAGGAAAAAAATCTCACCTCGTCCAACACCAAATggcttgtctgtttgtgtgctgcTGGGGGTGTTGCAGAGTTCAAGGCCGCCTTTGACATCTTCGTCCAAGACGCAGAGGACGGCTGCATCAGCACCAAGGAGCTGGGGAAGGTGATGAGGATGCTGGGTCAGAACCCCACAccggaggagctgcaggagatgATTGACGAGGTGGACGAAGACGGTAAATCAAACACACTAGCTCACTGCAGTGAGAGAAACCAAATGATTGGTTGTCGTTGACCTCTCCGTTCCCACGGATCAGCGGGCAAGTCCGTCATTGTACAATCATGTTGTGCAGACAAGCGTTGTTCAAACCCTCTGAACTTAATGTCAAATGCTAGTCAGGGATCTTAAATACAACAAGATGTGTCAAGCTGAATTAAAGGGAATGTGTATCAGATGATGCACAAGTCATCTCGAATTTCCTGTTTGATGTAATGatgaaacattacaaaaaaaaaaccttctgaTTTGTTTGATAAAGTCTCAGTGTACAGTGTATGTCATGCTGTCACATTGTGGGTAACTAACCGAAACTTTAAATGGGGACATGTAAAGGCCTGATCTGTACTGTCTGACATATAAATGAGCAAAATCGCAGATTCCAacgctgtgtttgtgttaggTAGATCTGCAGGATAGATTTTTGTTGAAGCCTGTGCCTTTACCGAGGAGTTCTGGTGGTTAAATCACACAAAAttccaatttaaaaatgtaatgaagtgcattgtgtgtgtgcagggagTGGCACGGTAGACTTCGATGAGTTCTTGGTCATGATGGTGAGATGCATGAAGGATGACAGCAAAGGAAAGTCAGAGGAAGAGCTGGCAGAGCTGTTTCGGATGTTTGACAAGTGAGTGTCATGTTGAAATCCTGTTACTGCTTTGGCCCATGATCCCACTTTTAAGAATAAATACACTAAGAGCAGTAAATCTGGCACAATCTTAACACATTAGACATGTAAACCTACTGGCAGACTTGACAAAATATCTATACAAAGAGGCTTCTATCATCTGAAAATCACCACAGGTAAAGAAGCAAATTGCTCTTTATTCCAGAAAAGTCTGCTCCCCCTGTGCAATTATGCGTACTGACAAAATGCCAAGTCGCTCCGCGGAGTACAGCATGTAGTTTGCTCTATAATCCTTTTTGACAGCTCAGAATATTTGAAACACCCACTCCGTGTAAGCCAGACACCTCATCTGAGTATCAAAGAACAAATTTGCCAGACTTTCTCAAAGTGATGGCTCCCAGACGCTTAAATTCTGCATATGATCAGTCACATGCCTCCACCGCAGCCACCTGTAAAGCTTAATTTAGGTTTGTTAGGTACAGATAATATATTTTACCCTTTCAATTGTGCAGAAATGCAGACGGTTACATCGACCTGGAAGAGCTGAAGATGATGCTGGAATCTACAGGAGAGGCAATTACTGAGGATGACATCGAGGAACTGATGAAAGACGGGGACAAGAATAACGACGGCAAAATTGACTACGATGGTGAGGAGTGTAAACTGTTTAAAACATGACAAGGCAAAGCACTGTATGATCTTCACTCATTATTAATTCATCAGAGATACATGCTAAAATAAGATATTTGCTcaataaagacattttacagTTCCATAGCAGTTTGTCTGAAGCTCAACTGTGACTTCCTTAATTTTGCAGAATTCTTGGAGTTCATGAAAGGAGTGGAGTAATCCTGAATAAGACAAGATCCAGAGtgttatttttctatttctctGTGACTCCACGGTCATCTGTGGAAAACTGGAAGCCACTGAAAGAAACAATGGGACGACTTTGCAAGATTTAGTCAAATGCTGTATCtgaatgtttctgtatttttctatcACCTCTTGCATTGTTGTAAATACAGCTTGTGACAACTTTTGGTGTCCATGTAGATTGAATTTGTGTAAATCTATCAAAAATGACTTGTATTTTCTACAGAGGCCGAGCAGTATTCCCCTTTTGGCTGCTTTTTAAAGTcaacatggtgtttgtttctGGTTAAATCGTACCTCTGAAGTGCCACAGCCAGTTTACAGATCTTCTTACTGAGAGATATTGTTTACCTGGGCAGAAAATGTATGTGTGCACACAGTTGAACAACTCCATGATCAACATAGTTTTACACCAAGCTCTGTTAGACTAATTATATTATTGAAGCCAGTCTGTAGTGATCCATATTATGATGTACACATTGTATACATTTCTGTAAGTACCCTCAGGGCTTTTTATTCCCCTCATGTCCCTGGAACGTCTGCATGTTTCTACATGAAAGGTCTGTTTGGAATGTGCGCTCATGTAATAAACAAGATGCATTTGACAGTTCTGTTTTCTCAATTTCTCATTCTTTCTGAACACTCAGTTTTCTCATAATGTTCCCTTTAAAGGCATAAATGATATTATTGAGAAGCGTTTGGCTTCATAAATCCTGCAGATACTGTCTACTAGTTTTTGTAGTGTGTAATACAAAGTCACAAGACTTACATTGAGGAACAAactaatattttacagtttaattcCTATTTTGTCTCACTGGTCTTCAGATTTTACAGGCTGATCACATATTTGCGTCTTCAACAAGCTGCATTAGGAGGCCTGAAGCACAGCCTTACtgtcaaaacaagacacatttttgtgttaaaCTAAGCTGTCCACTGTAAATTTTCATATATCTGTGTAATTTGTATTTTGTAGTGGCTCTTGTCTGTGGTATGCAAACTATTCACATGGTTGCCGTGTAAGTATCTAGTTACACAGTCTATTGAGACAGGAGCTATTTATGTCTAATCATGTTAGTGCCCATGTTAGGGGATCTGGATTGACCGACACCAGTTGACAATCAGATGCCTTTGTCCTTATAAAGAATGCTCTTCAGCTACAAAGAGCTAACAGTGCTATTGTTAATGTAGCTTTAATTTGTTAGAATGCTGAAATATCTTGATAATCAGAATAGATTTTCGACCATCACACACCGATttcagaaagatttttttttctgtcaatgattttagattttattcACATGACTCTCAGAACTTCCCAGCCTAACCATGCTAAAAACATGCTCCCAGCATTAGTTGTGTAAACCACCATTCCCACACCAACAGGCTGCGGTTCCAGTAGCACAGGAGTCATGCAGTTTGCACTGCGGCCACTTGATGTCAGCAGGAAAACACATTCTTATCTGTGTGTTTGGCTCGGTTACAGTGAGCTGGAGATGAGACATTTCGTGGCATTGCTATACTGTTGCCAACGAAAGATAATACTTGATGAAAACGCATGGGCACATCCAGCCGCTTTGAAAATAGGACTAACAGTGATAGAGTGTAACATGTTTATGTCAAAAGggttaaaataaagaatttaatAGTGGTATTGGAACATTTGAAAAGCGGaatagtatttttatttaaagctgATTGATAAGAGAAGACTTGACCCCTTTTAAAATGAATACATagcattttcagtatttttaaacGTGAAACTTTCTTTTAATTTCGTTATGTGAAATGGGATtgactgtgttttgtgtgaGCAGGTGACGTCAGTGGCCTGACTGGTGACAACGTCCGAAGGCCCTCCCTCCAATCTCCCTCTATCTCCTTCTGCTTCCCTTGGGGTCCTTTTAGCTCCATTCTGTCCCCACGGCCATGTGTTACTCGTGGGATTATTAACCCCAAACAGCGCTGAACTACAACTGCTCTGCTCGACCAACCTCCACAATCTGACAAAGTGACACATTACATCCAATATCTGCATTCATCTTCCCCCTCGAAGCACTGACCACAAAACATACTGCATTAAAACTAGGTGATGATATAAGGGGAAAAGCTGCCAAGTTAAAATTAGAGGTGTTAGTTTTTCATCACACAGATTAGGCTTCTCTTCCGCCTGCCTTCTTTCTAAGCCGTGATCCGCCATGTGCAGCGTGGAGCAGGATGAGTAGTGCACTCTTTACCATCAATGGGAGGCTGGGCAGCAGCGGAGCAGAGTGTGAATGAATCTGGGGTGTGGCACTCTAGCAGCAAGTTGGGTGGAGAAGTGATGCAGTTACGTAAGGCAGGCCCGATGACTCATGCCTGCTGTTATTAACACACACTGCGGTTATGAACCACCTTTGGTAATGTGGATTTCAGGGACACATAAGCCACCGTAAGACCTGTTTCCTCATTGTGGGCCACACTCACGCCCATGTAACACTGACCGTTGAAAGTGAATGAAACACAGGAGGATTTGCATAGGTAATGGTAAGCTATAAGGATTATATAACTGattcattcagttttattggaccaacagagaaaaaaaaaggttagaGGAAGTCAGGCAGACACAGAGCTCTATATATAGTGAACACTAACAGAGAGACACTGCTCTGCTGTTTTCTTGATTTATAAATCATCTATTCAAACCATCAGATCATGTAAGAGTCATGATCCACCATGACATTGTCCTGAAACTGTGTTAAAAAGCTAACGCCAACAGTGTGGTGTTTTCATAACCTTTTCAAAGCTCGGTATGATTTATAGATGCATAAAGTCCCCGGAAGAGCGAGGAATACCCTGGACACAATTTAGAGTTTGGAAGGCGTTAACTACTCATACCATCTTTctcccgcccacacacacagacctcgTTTGAAGCCAGCAGGCTTTTGGGTTTTAGAGGAttcctgtttttcttgcttCTCTACATCACATGGTCTTGGAAGTAGTCCAGTGGCAAATATTACAGATTAATCTCTTGAAATGTCCCATGTTATTCACCATTCTCaaaggcacaaaaataaatgGCCATCAGCTCTCCTCCTCAGCTCCATTCTCACCTATTCTTCTTTTCTAGGTCATATgatggtgttgttttttttaaatgtttgatgtTCTTTGCCATTAATAGCGTGAACGAGCGATTCTATCATCATCTGTGAGCAACATCCACTTCTCTAAACATGAACAGGAACCGTGGATTCATTATATGCTCACATTCGGaataaatatagatttttaaagGATCGTCTGTTTTAGGAGAGCGAATAGTCGGTTGTTTTTGTTGCCATAAATACACAATGAGGAAGTGGAACACTTTAGACAAAGAGAGAGTGGAAGGACTGCAAATCAAACTGGAACAGGCAGAATATTGTATCATGACGCTCCATCCCACTTCTGGTGCTGAGAACACTGAAGtactgtttctgggctgttcgGTCATAATGGCCCATAGAACAGCAAGACTACAAGACTCAGAATTCTCAGATTCCACAATAACTATTCATTGATTCAAATGAATAACtgcaattgttttgttttaatgcacCACTGGAGGGTTTATCTATTTTTACCACTTTCAGAAAGGATGCTTGTGACTGTGCATGTAAAAGAACTAAATTCTATAATAGCTACTTAAAGCGTCCACTTTAAGTTtggcaaacaaaaatgtaaagcaTTAACAGTGATCTTAGAGCAAAACAGTGTTATGTTACATATTGTTGGACATATTGCTGTTAATTCATTAACATGTGGCTGcctttttaatgttgttgctgGTGAAATTGCTTTTAAACACTTTACAAACTGCTGATTCATTCAATAACAGTGTATAATAGGAGTAATTGTTATTTTAgctcctttattttattttcagtaacGTATTGTGTATCTTATTGTTTTTCAAGTAGGCACTGCATTTCGTGTATTATGTAATTTAGtatttttctgagcaatatctggcaaAAGATTTcccttcaggattaataaagctGTATCTTATCTGCTCTAATCTTTATATTCGCTGTCAGAAGTGTGCTGATTTGTAGGAtcctctgctgtttgatgctgttcTTGTAGAATGCAGCCTTTTCAtgaaaacagccaaaaacaaAGCTATTAGAGCAGTGAGACTGAACCGAAACAGAAAGACTGAAGGCAAGAAAAGCTAAATAATGAGCTGAATGGCTCTAAAACTCTGCAGAGCTGAATGAAAGTTCTGAGttggtttgtttggtttgtgtaaTCTGATTCTTACTGTAAAAATATCGATTATAGCTGCTCCAAGTCTACTAATTGAGTAATGTAGCTAAATCTGTATATTCAGCTGGAGAAATCTAATACATTTAATACAGCTTCTGCCTACTAGATGGTGTGTTATAAGAGACTCTCAGAGATTCCTGCCCTCGGTGGGACATCATTATTTGAGGCACTTGTGACGTAGAAGCTCATCCTGAAGCGCAGACATGCTCTTTGGCTCACTCAGCAGTTCAGCAGTATAAGCAACATATGGCTTTGTGTGAATGGCAGACCAGACAGCAAGGCAGGTCCCAGCACGGCCTCCTCCGTAGCTCCAGAGCGAGACCACATGGTAGATAGACGACCTTTTACTTTGTGTCGCGTCTAGCAGGATGCAAGGAATTTTCCCTCTCATTCACTGTGCCACAGATTAAGCTGCAAACAAATATCACTTTGTTCTTGCGCTTGGTGAACGCAGGCTTACTGTACATCACCGGATGGTGAAATTGGCCATGAAATGAGAGACTTCTGGTATTAACAGATGGCTGCCTCGGTCTGCCACTAGGATTCCATGTGGCTCTGCTTTACACATGACCCAGTATTCTCTTTGCCAAAACTCACACTTCATTTCCTCCTCAGAGAACATACATGTCTTTCAGAAAAGACTGATGTTTCACAAGAGAGGCGTAGGAGGGTTTGGAGGGCTGTTTTGAAAAGATAATGTATCTCTAATAGGTTCCTGATGAGATAAGATAGTACTTCCTGTTTGATGGTTGAAAAGTCGAGCGTGACTTGATTCTTAATGGCAGATACTGTAGCTTCACTGGTGACACATAAGCTCATCAGAGCATATGTTGTGAAGCATTTGATTATAATTAGTTGTAGGtatgttaaaggggaacttcgttttttttcaacctggggtctgtttccatatgtaatttcatacatgtgagtgatggagaaatgaattttcgacatagctccagtatttagccaggcaggcagcttagcagctcggctagcgaaaagtatggggcaagaggcccccccgcgtcaaagtccaccctaacgtgcttttgccccacactgaccggctcagatagtctcaatgagtgtcccacaacatactagagatgagaagtgaacgaaaacctccacattacctggcaatcgctctttgttgtggtctgtatccaaatctcaggatgctagaacgcaaatcttgttccgaaatcgcgcgggtgttttggcgcgattttgcgagctctcgcgcgatttcggaacaagatttgcgttctagcgtcctgagatttggatacagaccacaacaaagagcgattgccaggtaatgtggaggttttcgttcacttctcatctctagtatgttgtgggacactcattgagactatctgagccggtcagtgtggggcaaaagcacgttagggcggactttgacgcgggggggcctcttgccccatacttttcgctagccgagctgctagctgagctgctaagctgcctgcctggctaaatactggagctatgtcgaaaattcatttctccatcactcacatgtatgaaattacatatggaaacagaccccaggttgaaaaaaaacgaagttcccctttaacttgTACTGTATGGTAACAAATGGTGTAGCTGAGCCTCattcagcttctctctaagtCTATGAGAACCAGTGTAACTATGTACCAGCTCTCTAGGAAGCATTGCAAATGGCTTCAATGTGATGCGGAGATTCTGGGAAACAAATGGCAATCCCCAGAAAAACAGGAAAGGAAATCACTGGCATGATAACACATGCCATTCCAATACGTGGCTGAAGGGTATTTCCATGTTTCAATGCAACAGAGTTAGAAGAATTTCAAATTTTTATGTTCATCATTGCTGCCGGTAAACAGCCTAAAATGCGTTACTCATACGGCCCAGTTGAAACGCTGAAAATATGAAGCAGCCTTACAATAAAAGATAGCATTCACAGCACACATGATGTCATCCTCTGCTCAGTGCCATGATGTCAGAGACAGCATTCGGCCAAATACTGAGATTAGGATTATTCTCCTCAGCCCTGAACATCTGCTGTACGCAAACAGAGTGAGACCActgggagaaaaaaacagaaaaaaaattccctgCAGTAAAGATGGCAGTTATTCAAATGAGAATGGCTTTTGCAGCAGGATGGCCAAACATTCACAGGATAATGGTGACCCCTTTAGAAAATGCTGGAACCGTTTGAAATATTCTTTTATGGGAATCACAAAGTGGATCGGTGTGAGCTCAGGGGGCGAGTCGGATAAATGAGCCATCCCTCCCTGTTATTGTGCATCGGGAGCAGAGGCAGCTGTGAAATTATTGTCAGCCATGCAGTATGCTAAGTATGTTCCTACAACCGCAGCAGGTGTGAACCAGCTCTGACTGGCTTCT
The window above is part of the Acanthochromis polyacanthus isolate Apoly-LR-REF ecotype Palm Island chromosome 6, KAUST_Apoly_ChrSc, whole genome shotgun sequence genome. Proteins encoded here:
- the tnnc1a gene encoding troponin C type 1a (slow) — its product is MNDIYKAAVEQLTDEQKNEFKAAFDIFVQDAEDGCISTKELGKVMRMLGQNPTPEELQEMIDEVDEDGSGTVDFDEFLVMMVRCMKDDSKGKSEEELAELFRMFDKNADGYIDLEELKMMLESTGEAITEDDIEELMKDGDKNNDGKIDYDEFLEFMKGVE